The following are encoded together in the Rhizobium brockwellii genome:
- a CDS encoding DUF982 domain-containing protein: MRFDMFKSFPTIILVFAEGKDRKVIHTAREAAQLLLKEWPTDDGEEFLTAVRICLEVLTGESEPEKLHEAIVRAAYEAGIAAITTDNSLGIFRIYPVSEAR, encoded by the coding sequence ATGAGATTCGATATGTTCAAAAGTTTCCCAACGATAATTCTGGTTTTTGCGGAAGGGAAAGATCGCAAGGTGATCCATACCGCTCGCGAGGCTGCCCAACTGTTGCTGAAGGAATGGCCCACCGACGATGGTGAGGAATTTCTCACGGCGGTGAGAATCTGTTTGGAGGTCCTTACCGGAGAGAGCGAGCCGGAGAAATTGCATGAGGCAATCGTCCGCGCCGCATATGAGGCGGGTATTGCAGCGATCACGACTGATAACAGCCTTGGGATTTTCAGGATCTATCCCGTCAGCGAGGCGAGGTAG
- a CDS encoding ThiF family adenylyltransferase — MMVNYRSKRLSAAASESVDFPNLVTHSLGRGGRGALFTGNSADSVEEQSPHATRPAFVVSLKALDMPAEDEYDSAAVDHHDAFLAPLCPWQRDIALFGEIDFVIIGCGGLGSQIAIQLAALGARHFLLVDADRIDENDLNHLPWASEADLGWLKTDRLATHLAAGFSATVFALPEFAEGASALRLIANYANNPFFILAGGDSRPAQDLLSACRALEAGLPPHLHVGRSANYCMAGPLALVHEDACSVCHCATQVTTDDLRAPPATVDSPLVAGLAVSQIAQKCLSRHSVAGGRQWILDLKGDKAKLLSLQTPRM; from the coding sequence GTGATGGTCAATTATCGGTCCAAGCGATTATCGGCGGCCGCCAGCGAGTCCGTCGACTTCCCGAACCTCGTCACCCACAGCCTGGGGCGGGGCGGCCGGGGGGCTCTGTTCACCGGCAATAGTGCCGATTCTGTCGAGGAACAGAGTCCCCATGCTACCAGGCCTGCATTCGTCGTCTCGTTGAAGGCTCTCGATATGCCGGCGGAGGACGAATACGACTCCGCCGCAGTCGATCATCACGACGCCTTCCTGGCGCCTCTTTGCCCTTGGCAACGCGACATTGCACTGTTTGGCGAAATCGACTTCGTCATCATCGGATGCGGCGGCTTGGGCTCACAGATCGCCATACAGCTCGCGGCCCTCGGCGCGCGTCATTTCCTTCTCGTGGATGCGGATCGTATCGATGAGAACGACTTGAACCATCTCCCATGGGCAAGCGAGGCTGATCTCGGCTGGCTGAAGACGGACAGGCTGGCGACCCATCTGGCCGCGGGTTTCTCGGCCACTGTCTTCGCGCTGCCGGAATTTGCGGAAGGCGCCTCGGCGCTACGGTTAATCGCAAACTACGCTAATAACCCGTTCTTCATCCTCGCCGGCGGCGATTCTCGTCCAGCCCAAGATCTCCTGTCAGCCTGTCGAGCATTGGAAGCTGGCCTGCCGCCTCATCTGCATGTGGGCCGCTCTGCAAACTATTGCATGGCAGGCCCTTTGGCCTTGGTGCATGAGGACGCATGTTCCGTCTGCCATTGCGCTACCCAAGTCACAACCGACGACTTACGCGCGCCGCCGGCGACCGTCGACAGCCCATTGGTCGCCGGCCTTGCCGTGTCGCAGATCGCCCAAAAGTGCCTTTCGAGACACTCGGTCGCCGGGGGACGCCAATGGATATTGGACCTCAAAGGCGACAAGGCCAAGCTGCTCTCCCTCCAAACACCCCGAATGTAG
- a CDS encoding aKG-HExxH-type peptide beta-hydroxylase: protein MSASRIQQLADEARLLLKRNPLMASSVSLQRVATRNLLKRRFEYGRTLAAASKLAGCSAGVEALSGYFPDLADGGYTRLPELPPAVAGPVGADPYRSSVLAAWMGALARSLEWQAARPDVQVVGRYLQPDLIASDLELERQTACRLSCGIGLVHIESPARSRIMQALLRRCMPDYPRPGYSITDDAELDRLADHLEKAFALIADLDEYGHQRLIAGLHTLYVGVRREPQCSFSSSNELPGSALIVLSRERLRAGDHAATAAQLLHEAGNILLGFYTTSAAASLPGEFQYVSPYKKDLQTLESILHMAYTIPWECALRMACLSTEADPQRRARKAAFIIAYAARQVPLIDIARKGIERLGGDVLLDLPDIAAIPSWSSRILFLVGQLLAEEPIAHRQAHLAERQRVLDRQAWDIGQMLLRGKEPIDPRMGRREIDHSGDNVSLWYDGKFHVIVKTPDYAMGEDYGHYAATIRGVAPSEMEAM, encoded by the coding sequence ATGTCCGCGTCCCGCATACAACAGTTGGCAGATGAGGCGCGCCTCCTGCTCAAGCGCAATCCCCTGATGGCAAGTTCCGTCTCCCTGCAGCGCGTGGCAACACGCAACCTTTTGAAGCGACGCTTCGAATATGGCCGCACGCTTGCGGCGGCTTCGAAGCTCGCCGGTTGTTCGGCTGGGGTAGAGGCACTGTCAGGTTATTTCCCCGACCTTGCAGATGGCGGATACACTCGTCTGCCGGAGCTTCCGCCAGCGGTTGCCGGACCGGTCGGCGCCGACCCTTACCGTTCATCCGTACTTGCAGCCTGGATGGGTGCGCTCGCGCGCAGTCTGGAATGGCAGGCAGCCCGCCCCGATGTGCAGGTCGTCGGCCGCTATCTGCAGCCGGATCTGATCGCATCGGATCTTGAACTCGAACGTCAGACAGCGTGCCGGCTCTCTTGCGGCATCGGCCTCGTGCACATCGAAAGTCCGGCGCGAAGCCGTATCATGCAAGCCCTCCTCCGCCGATGCATGCCGGACTACCCCCGGCCCGGCTATTCGATCACCGACGATGCGGAATTGGATCGACTCGCCGACCATCTGGAGAAGGCCTTCGCATTGATCGCGGACTTGGACGAGTATGGCCATCAGCGTCTGATCGCCGGCCTGCATACGCTTTACGTTGGCGTGCGGCGCGAACCGCAGTGCTCCTTTTCGAGTTCGAACGAATTGCCGGGCAGCGCGCTCATCGTCCTTTCCAGAGAGAGATTGCGCGCCGGCGATCATGCCGCGACAGCCGCCCAACTGCTTCATGAGGCGGGGAATATCCTGCTCGGGTTCTATACGACCTCGGCGGCGGCATCCCTGCCCGGTGAGTTCCAATATGTTTCCCCATACAAGAAGGACCTACAGACGCTCGAGAGCATCCTGCATATGGCCTACACCATTCCCTGGGAGTGCGCCTTGCGCATGGCATGCCTATCCACCGAGGCGGATCCTCAGCGACGCGCCCGGAAAGCGGCATTCATAATCGCCTATGCCGCGCGGCAAGTCCCGCTTATCGACATCGCTCGGAAAGGGATCGAACGTCTCGGCGGCGATGTCCTCCTCGACCTCCCAGACATCGCCGCCATTCCTTCCTGGAGCAGTCGGATCTTGTTCCTCGTCGGCCAGTTGCTTGCCGAAGAACCCATTGCGCACCGGCAGGCGCATCTTGCCGAGCGCCAGCGCGTTCTCGATCGCCAAGCCTGGGATATCGGACAGATGCTGCTGCGCGGCAAGGAGCCGATCGATCCTCGGATGGGCCGGCGAGAGATCGATCACAGCGGCGACAATGTCAGCCTGTGGTACGACGGCAAATTCCACGTGATTGTGAAGACCCCCGACTATGCGATGGGCGAGGACTACGGTCACTACGCCGCGACGATCCGCGGAGTTGCGCCCAGCGAGATGGAGGCGATGTGA
- a CDS encoding S8 family serine peptidase, giving the protein MTDQTQMPEPAPINYYYLWHLTALGVVDAEYGSVPAAPPALDASAARALPDPLITGTVWDAIASAGPLRPARVALIDVGVSPDHPNLATRLDREASIDLTTHRYGARVLEILDTTTSFDGEERHAFFAGLDIAPLGNIGLSNDDRDYLSDLVAEYAASEGVLRRLYNPESLFASHGTCCAGLIVGEPAVVAEEGTPSLPPEGAFYGNGDELRTSGNRNVIPYFGVDPFSKLISIRTSFEDDVRQFIAAFLYAYHQKADVIVMPRGLPDPKRSIVDPKNELKADLEIWKNQDVANLFTRIAVADQGGPELEPKAAQKGSNPDRPWHILKQLILAISRHIPIVCAAGNSGESQLIYPASLAADDNGIIAVGAVTVEGFRSGYSNYGEGLTVVSPSDDGEIFNRHQLRLDRLSPFAAQHDYSAFRTREYYYSHFSLLTTDLPGIFGYNLGSDPWSAIVPFGTNPGIGGGYYTPFGGTSGASAQVGGLCALIQRAYKSRHNPGDRLSGPHVKSILKAASRLDAIVVPGTRKLTADCMNAESEDALDAAYFFGSGLPNARAAVQAALAI; this is encoded by the coding sequence CGCCACCAGCACTTGATGCTAGCGCCGCACGCGCGCTCCCCGATCCCCTCATCACCGGCACGGTCTGGGATGCCATCGCTTCCGCCGGCCCGTTGCGACCCGCCCGGGTTGCGTTGATCGATGTCGGCGTATCTCCGGATCATCCCAATCTGGCAACCCGGCTTGACCGGGAGGCGTCAATCGATTTGACGACCCATCGCTACGGCGCGCGCGTGCTCGAAATTCTCGATACGACCACGTCCTTCGACGGCGAAGAAAGGCATGCCTTCTTTGCCGGGCTCGACATCGCTCCGCTCGGCAATATCGGCCTTTCGAACGACGACCGGGACTATCTCAGTGATCTGGTTGCCGAATACGCCGCGTCGGAAGGGGTACTCCGGCGGCTCTACAATCCGGAATCCCTTTTTGCGTCGCATGGCACCTGCTGCGCAGGGCTGATCGTCGGCGAACCCGCCGTTGTTGCGGAAGAAGGCACCCCAAGCCTTCCGCCGGAAGGAGCCTTCTATGGGAACGGCGACGAGCTGCGCACGAGCGGCAATCGCAATGTCATCCCCTATTTCGGCGTAGATCCTTTCTCAAAGCTCATCTCGATCAGAACGTCCTTCGAAGACGATGTCCGGCAGTTCATTGCGGCCTTTCTTTATGCCTATCATCAAAAGGCGGACGTAATCGTCATGCCGCGCGGTCTGCCGGACCCGAAACGCAGCATCGTCGATCCGAAGAATGAGCTGAAGGCCGACCTGGAAATATGGAAAAACCAGGATGTCGCCAATCTGTTCACACGCATTGCCGTTGCTGACCAGGGTGGGCCTGAACTGGAGCCGAAGGCTGCGCAGAAAGGTTCCAATCCGGATCGCCCGTGGCATATCCTCAAACAGCTCATCCTCGCCATCAGCCGGCACATTCCGATCGTCTGCGCGGCGGGAAACAGTGGCGAGAGCCAGTTGATCTATCCGGCAAGTCTTGCCGCCGACGACAACGGCATCATTGCAGTCGGGGCCGTTACCGTCGAAGGCTTCCGTTCGGGCTACAGCAATTACGGCGAAGGATTGACGGTAGTCTCCCCCTCTGACGACGGGGAGATCTTCAACAGGCATCAGTTGCGCCTCGACCGGCTTTCTCCCTTTGCCGCGCAGCACGACTACAGCGCTTTTCGAACGCGGGAATACTACTATTCGCACTTCTCGCTGCTGACGACGGACCTGCCGGGGATTTTCGGCTATAATCTTGGTTCCGATCCCTGGTCGGCCATCGTGCCGTTCGGAACCAATCCGGGCATCGGGGGCGGGTACTACACCCCCTTCGGGGGCACATCAGGCGCGTCGGCGCAGGTGGGGGGGTTATGCGCCCTGATACAGCGGGCCTACAAAAGCCGCCACAATCCCGGTGACCGCCTCTCGGGGCCCCACGTCAAGTCCATTCTCAAGGCCGCGTCCCGACTGGACGCTATTGTCGTACCCGGAACGAGGAAACTGACGGCGGATTGCATGAATGCAGAAAGCGAGGACGCTCTCGACGCGGCCTATTTCTTCGGGTCGGGCCTGCCGAATGCGCGGGCGGCGGTCCAGGCGGCTCTGGCGATCTGA